A stretch of DNA from Mugil cephalus isolate CIBA_MC_2020 chromosome 12, CIBA_Mcephalus_1.1, whole genome shotgun sequence:
GCCCTGGAGcgggtggaggagctggaggagaacatgtCACATGTGAGAGCCCTGGAGTGCTGATTTACTCTGACATTAGGAAACAGACTCCTCAGCCTAATTCCccctcttttccctctttccctccctttctccaAAAGTCTTCAAATTAGCGTCAGGAAGTTGATGGCGCAGCAGAATTATGCGAGAATTCGAGTTACTGCAATCTCATGCTTTCAGCTGTCTGTCTGAacagatgcatttaaatgttttaagctctcactatttgtttttaattcagaaATATTAAACCATCCCACTGGATCTCTTTGTTGAGTTTTCATTTCAATTAGTTGAccttttccttctgttttttctctcagaTGACAGAGAAGCTGCAGGACATGGAAAATGAGGCCATGTCCAAGAttgtggagctggagaagcagctgaTGCAAAGAAACAAGGAGCTGGATTCCATCAGGGTCAGAATCACTCTCCGTACACTGACGTCTTTTCTTTGATCTGCGAAAAGCTCGTTATTAGGTTTCCACACAAGTAGGGGGAAGACCATTCAACATTAGACATTCTGATTCAGACATGCTGATTAAATTGTGCACAGAATAGGCACATTGTTTCAACTTCAAAAAGAAGTCCGTAAGATATAAACTTCCCATTTGACTTGTCCTTTTAAAGATGGatcggtattttttttttttttttttttttttttgaagatgagtttttctctttcatatCTTCTGCAACTCcaacttttctctctctgcactaCACAGGAAGTCTACAAAGACACCAGCTCGCAGGTGCACTCACTGCGGCAGATGTTGAAGGAGAAGGATGAGGCCATCCAGCGACAGAGCAACCTGGAGAAGAAGATCCACGAGCTGGAGAAGCAAGGCACGATCAAGATCCACAAGAAGGGAGACGGAGACATCTCAATCCTGCCTTCGCCCGCCTCGGGTGTGCAGGGTTTGCCTGGTGCCACGACCGGAGGAAACGGTGCAGCTGTCAGTCCAAACCATGCGGGCGTCGCGGCGAGCGCCGCTTCcccgcctccgcctcctcctccaccccctccgcTGCCTGTGAATGGCACATGTAGGTTTAATTTTAGTCCTGGATTACTGCGCCAAACTGAGCGATCTAATAccaaataatgatgatgttatatttatttattttacctctcTCCTAGTGCTCAACGGACCATCATCTATTACTCAGGCAACAGCTCCGCCACCTccgccaccacctcctccgccccctccaccccccggACTGGCCTCGGCAATATCAGCCCCGATgcctccgccgccgcctcctgCAGCGCCCCCTCTGCCGGGTTGTGGGACGCCAACAGTCATCATGAACTCCGGGTTGGCAGGTACGTTCAGtcattggggaaaaaaaggaacacataGTAGCTTCTTGATTCATCCTTAGATGATACGTGAGGCTGTGTGGAAGATGTAATAAGCACGTAATAAGACAGGACaggatgtttttaatgtgatgttatTTTACATACTAATTgtctcaaagaaaacaaatcagaaaaGGTTTTGGTAAAGAATTGAGGCAATAATAAAAtatctcttttctttattctgtGAGAAATTTTATGATTCACACAGCATGAGTTAAAAAAACGGAGATGTGCAgcgcctgcagctcttcatctaacagctcactgtgacTGCTCCTCCTTATTCTGTTACTCCCTAAAATACTTCAAACTTCTCCTCTCTGAGAAAATGCAAACAGTTATTGGTGTCTTTCTTCGCGTTGCTTGCTTTATCCACCGACATATAATACGCTGCATTTGTTGTAGCTgcttcaaaacaaaagcagttcTGCggtgaatgaaaacatttccacagGATTTCACCACAGATTGCTGTGTTGCAGCGGGCTCACAATAAAGGCGTTCTGCTTGACAGGACTCAGTGAATCTATAGGCCAGAGGCTGCGGGACTTTCAAGCTGCTGCATGCTTCAATGTACATTGTTGAGTTAGACAGTAACAACTGATTGGCTTGGTACAGTTAGTTAAAgtcgtatatatatatatatatatatatataaatacatggaCAATTCCACTAGCATTTTGGTTGGTGGGCCCAAACAGAATACAGTAGTTGAATAAACAGACTGCTACTATCTGGTGTTTACGCGTGTTACGCgtgtttaaagacattttatacGGAGGGTTCCCAACAGTGCTGAGTAGCATATTTGTGAATGATccctttattcttttaaaaaatctgacaaTGACAAACACTCGTGTGTCTCCGTAACCAGATCAACCTGTGCTGTATGGGCAGTAGATGCATATTTCTCAGTATCTATGACATATCTACATATCTGTGAATGTGATCTACGTTCCTAGAATCAAGTAACCGCCATGAGAAATAGGCTTGAAGGCAGGATTGAGCTCGTGTTTGCGATGTGCATGTGTAATCAATCTCACTAACTCTGCAAATTTCTTATTGATTTCTCTTtgaattgtttcttttttctgccaaCCAGAGGGACCCATCAAACTTTTCTGTAGGTTCtgcctgtctttttcttttcttttttttttggtcttcccactgtttcctttctttcccccccaAGTTTTGAAAGTGGTATCATGTTCAGTTTCCCACTTGAAAACGCATGAGAATGGTTGTGTCCTAATTAGTGATTTTCCCCTTCCTCACACACTTTTTATCTGCGTGTTCTTCTTTGCCACTTCTCAGTTAACGTCCTGTTTACCCTAAAAGCACACGGCCTTGTGCATGATCTTAACCATTCTGCTGTTTTCAGTGAGATTAGCGACAATACCACATTTCAAACCTTAGCATGGTTTCCCCTTTACGCTTTGCTGTAGTGTTGTGAATGTGTGGTGTGTTTGAGTGAAACATTGCCACATCTTAAAGTGCTGTGTGCATGCTGAGACATAATGGCCTGCCGTGGCACGTGGATGATTAAAGTTAAAGGAATTGTGCACAGCTGGAATGCTGTTTACTTTCCCATGATGGAGTCTTATCTCTCTGCCCCTGCTGACGCCTTGTCCATGTGGCAGAGCATTGCACCACCTCCACTTTCGGCCTCAGTGAAGCAGCAACGGTGGCTACAAATAGCTCTAACACCTCAAGCAAATAGTTTTTCCCCATGCCCGGCAGGAAATCCTTACAGGCATACCCTCTGGCTTCAGTTCTCTGCCAGAGGCTTAGAaattttcctcctctttaaataataaaagtagttTCCTCGCTGTTAAGTTGAACGGCAGCTATCGTATTTATATCCCCTCAGAAAGTCGTATCCATGTGTCAACACTCCCAGATACCCGTCTACAACCCATCACATGCATGTGTGAACGAATGcccgtgtgtttgtgcgcttgCTGATACCAGATAGGGACGCTGTGCTAacttgtctctgtcctcttcaGCTGTTAAGATCAAGAAGCCCATCAAGACGAAATTCCGTATGCCCGTCTTCAACTGGGTAGCCCTGAAGCCAAACCAGATCAATGGCACCGTCTTCAATGAGATCGATGACGAGAGGATACTGGAGGTAATCCTCATCCGTCATCCGCTCCCTGCCTCTATTTCCTGTACAATAGCAATACATCAACGGGTTGTCGTCTTGGTCTCCTAGGACCTGAACGTCGATGAGTTTGAGGAGATGTTTAAGACGAAAGCCCAGGGCGCGCCCATCGACCTCAGCATGAGCAAGCAGAAAGTCATCCAGAAGATGCCAAACAAGGTGACGCTGCTGGACTCCAACAGGGCGAAGAACCTGGCCATCACGCTGAGGAAAGTGGGCAAGATGCCGGAGGAGATCTGCAAGGCCATTCAGCTGTAAGACTTCTAAATACAAACCACTAATCCATCTAGTGTTCTGGCGTGACTTACCACCATGTAGTGGTTTCTCATGAATGACATGTCATGCTGTTacataaaagtatttttttttccaaattaaagTAGCTCTCTAAATATTTTCAGTTAGCTTTCAGCAGACATAATGAAGCTGTATGTTCTCGCTGTTCCTGGTGTGTAGCAGGCTTTATTCTACCCACTttcccgtctcctcctctcccaggtTCGACCTCCGGACTCTCCCGGTGGACTACGTGGAGTGTCTCATGCGCTTCCAGCCCACGGAGAACGAGATTAAAGTCCTGCGGCAGTTCGAGAAGGAGCGCAAGCCCGTCGAGAGCTTGACGGACGAGGACCGCTTCATGATGCAGTTCAGCAAGATCGAGCGGCTCATGCAGAAGATGACGATCATGGCCTTCATCGGCAACTTCGCCGAGAGCGTGCAGATGCTCACGCCGGTGAGTAAAGACGCTTTCGTACTCGTCCGTGCGGCTTTCTGATGTTGTGACCGAACCTGAcatctcgctctctctctctctctcttcgccCGTAGCAACTCCATGCAGTCATCGCGGCGTCTGTGTCCATCAAGTCATCTcagaagctgaagaagatttTGGAGGTAACTTGAGCGTGTATGGACTGGACGTGACGTTGAACGTGTGCAtggtttcccttttttttttttttttttttttaaattctcgtTCACACCTGTTCCACAGATCATCCTGGCGCTTGGAAACTACATGAACAGCAGCAAAAGAGGAGCAGTGTATGGATTCAAGCTGCAGAGTTTAGACTTGGTGAGTTGATTTCTCGTTCCTCTGAAGCTTACTGAACGCCTTTTAACCTTGAACTGTTGGCTCAGTGCGTTGTCTGTGAGGGACAAAAATAGCTTGAACACAATTGTTAAAGCACGTTCAAAAATGAGTGGTGCTAAGCAGAAGAATTTGGGCACGATCTGGGAGGAACGAGTCGCTCGGAGAGAAAAATCAACCAACCGGATCacgttttgtttagtttttattgctgCCTTCCGGTCATCGCTGTAATGTGCCCATCAGTAGGACAGATTacataaagtcttttctttcttctgctaTTAACCTTTTAAACTgcttttaaggttttatctatatattttatttatttgtttatttattgcatcTCTATTACTGGTTGATCTTAATGTGTAATTGTGATTGATTATGTGCCCATGCacttgattgttttgtttgtttttttttaaattaactgtgTATGGAATGCATGTGGAAAAACCACAAATGAATTGTCCTGTTGCGATAAATCAAGTTCTCTGGATCTGAATCTGAAGCTTTTCTTCACAAATGTTCATGCACATCTGGTTTCCTTCTATTTTCCCGGCAGCTACTCGACACCAAGTCGACAGACCGAAAGATAACATTGTTACACTACATAGCGAATGTGGTGAAGGAGAAGTACACGCAAGTCGCCCTCTTCTACAACGAGCTGCACTACGTGGAGAAAGCCGCGGCAGGTGAGTCGCGCGGTGCAACACGAATCCCGTCTCTGAGTTTTCCGTACGAGCACCCGAGACGGAGCCTTTACGTTAAACTCGCCCGTGTTCGCAGTGTCGCTGGACAACGTCCTGCTGGACGTCAGGGAGCTGCAGAGGGGCATGGAGCTGACCAAAAGAGAATACAGCATGCACGGCCACAACACCATGCTCAAAGACTTCATCGCCCACAATGAGAGCAagctgaagaagctgcaggacgACGCCAAGATTGCACAGGTAAATGAACACAAGTCGCCCTGTTATCACAAGTAATCTGACTGATTATCTAAGCggtttttacttatttttcccCCTCTGAAAGGACGCCTTCGACGAGGCGGTGAAGTTCTTCGGGGAGAATTCCAAAACCACACCGCCATCTGTcttctttcctgtgtttgtgcgaTTTGTTAAGGCTTATAGGGTGAGTGGGATAATAgtttcacacacacttcagtacGCATATGCAATGCAGTTTGGAAGGTGGTAGAATGTGCCCTCTGGTGTTTTACTACAGTGTACTGCTTTCTTAACAAAATTAATGTAAAGAACtcgacaaataaataaaacaaaaaacagtgaaacGTAAACCTGTTATTGCACTGTGTTGAATTTTCTTGGCAAATATGTAAGTGTTTTACACATCTGAACGACGTACATGAACATTGGATTAATACAAAACATGTTGGAAGTGCCCTTCAGTTATTTTCCTCCCTCGACTGCAGCGTGTCAGCTCCATTTAGAGCCATACTTCTTCTTAACTACTCCAAACCACATGAGTTTCGCTTCATTTACAGCATTTCGTGATGCTGCAGCAGAGTCTCGGCTTGTGCACCACATGCGGTTTTTAGAACATGATTGACGCGAATATGTCATCTTCTCAGCAAGCGGAGGAGGACAACgagcagaggaagaggcaggAGCAAATTCTGATGGAGAAGCTTCTGGAACAAGAGGCCATGATGGAGGAAAACCAGAAGGTAAGTCACACTTCCATCCCAGCTCTCTCTATTTTCCTCCTTGTCCCCTCCCACTCTATACCCTAGGGAGGCTACAGAGGATCACATTGACCAGAAGGTAAGCCGACTCCACTTCCTCCCcttccacttcctccagacCCCTGATCACAGGATTAGCAGAGCACCGACTGCCTGCTGATGGTGCTTGTATGTATTTCAGCAGTCTGACTTCCTGCTGAGCTTCATCAACTCAAACCTGTACAACTTAAATAGTTCAATTAATTCGCACATGCAAACGTGCCAAAATGAAGACTCTGTTCAGTTAAAAGAAATTACAGGTGTGATGAGAATGATGATGGAATAATACTCTAATAATACCTAGAAATTGAAAATGTCCTTTTGCCTGTGTGCGTCCTCCTCAGTCCCCGTCCCACAAGAACAAGCGGCAGCAACAGGAGCTGATCCAGGAGCTCAGGAAGAAGCAGGTGAAAGACAGCCGGCACGTCTACGAAGGCAAGGACGGAGCGATCGAGGACATCATCACGGGTAACGTCACCTGGACCTGGCTGCAGACCAGTAGCCTCaagcacacattcacaaacgACACTCGGCACTCTGCATGAAGGTCCTCTTCTGCTAGAAATTCAGTCATTAACAAAGGGATTCTGAACCAACTAACACAGCGACTTTTGCTCTGTCAAAATTCAGCTGTTAGGGAATTCATTCGGTTCTCAAAACACCTAACAAGTGCAAACAAGCACTGACGGCTAATCTGGTGCTGTTCATCTTAAACGTGTCTGATGGTTACTGCTTATCTGCTTTGTCTTTGCTCTGTAATGCCTGTTCATAGACAGGGTCGGGGTATGTCTGTCTCCTGCAATGCTAATCGGTTAAAAAGGGAAATGCATACATCTCTTGCTCATAGATGGCACATGAAAGTTTTTCTGGTTGAAGAAGTAAAGAAGTACAGTCAAGTAAAGTACCTAAGCAAATGTAGGTATGGTTTTGAGGTACTTGTACTTTTGTATTTACTACGTTATACTTTTACTTATCTACATTTCATGTTATAGTTAATAGTTTCAGTAGAAACTACTAGCTACTTACATATTCATATGTCAGTATTACAACACTAAATTTATATTGAttagtaaatatatataatatacgtTATActtatatactatactatataaatatatataatctaacaaacaaaaacagaaagaggaagtgatTGTCAGGCCCTTCAACAAAGTGTATCAACAACAAAGTGCCTTTTTCCTGGTCCCCGATGCCATTGTTGGGTATTTGCTTAGCGCTAACCAGTGCTAAACCTCCTGTAGCAGTCTGCTTTTCTtaaattgtgtttgtcttgttttgtcctGGCTGTTGTCCCTGTCGTTCTCAATGCAGTGCTGAAGACCGTGCCCTTTACCGCCCGCACAGCCAAGCGCGGCTCTCGGTTCTTCTGCGAGCCCGCTCTCAATGAGGAGTACCATTACTAAGCTTGTAGAACTCTCTCTCTTCTCAAAGGTTGCTGGAACAAAACGTTCTCCTCTctactctccctccctccttgcATGCCCCTTCACTCTTTAACCCGTCAGCTGTCGCACCCGGGACCCATGCGTGTGCCATGGTTTCTGGGGAcacgttgtgtgtgtttgtgtgtttgttaacGTGTTTTTCCAACCCCATTTGAGCATGAGGTGGTATTTGGGGTAGCTTCCTCTGCGCACCTGCATGGAGTGTGACGCCCACGTTCATCACCTGCACTTTATCAACCACGGCAAACCATAATGTCACAGAGAGAATCTAATGTACAGACAGGAAATTAAAGGTGGtggagagggttttttttttctaattgaaCTGAAAGGCTCggtgctgccatctagtggctctagagggaaaacaaatgatgagtTAAGAGTAGCAGTTCATCTTGTAATTCACATGTCATACAGTCCTCAGTCCTCATCTATACTTACAGGTGTGACTAATGATGTGTAAGTGCCTGTGGCATTATAACttgcttttctgtgtgtgttcaaggCAATCTTTGAAGAATGTACGTTTGTGTGTTCATTATTCACATGTCATTACCACTGTTCAGACAGTTTCTCGCATGCTGATTGCTTCCTCCCCCGCCACTTTCCCACAATGCTCCCCAGCTCTCCCACTTTATAGCCCGCATGTTGTGCCATCTCCTGCTGCCTGTTGACGATTCAACTTTCTGCCAAATGACTTTCTGCGGTTTAGCACTAATTTTAAGGCATGCTGTGTGAACGTAAATAACCTGTTGCAATTCAGgagtctgtgtgtctgtgtttcgcTACTAACAGGTTTTTGTCACTGAATCTGTTTCGTGGTAATTCATTAGTAGTCGGCGTTTCCCCGCACGCATGCTTGGGTTTGGTGTTTGGTGACGATGCTGTTAAAGATAACAATTCTGCTCTGTTCTGGTTTgggttttctatttatttatttttctatttactttGTCCTAGAAGTTTGAAAAGGGGCTCTTCTCCTGTCCTGCTGGTAGCCACTTTGCAAAGCAGTCTGGGTCTagtaacaggaaaaaaaaaaaaaaaaaagcttcagtcCTCCTCTGCCAGTTCAACCAGTTAACATCCTTTAGCTCTGTCCCCTCTCATGCCCTTACCTTCCTCTGGCCTTTCCACATGCAGGCTACTGCCACTCCGCTTTGCTCTCGCAGCGCTCTCTTGGCAATGTGAACATGTTAGGCTGACATGCTCCGGTCGGCCTCCACCTTCAGTTTTAACCttcattttgtcttctcttcATCTAGCCCTAAAGAAGAATAATATAACTAAATTTCCCAATGTCCATTCGAGGGTAAGGAACTCCTCCAGTAGCTCCTCTGTAGTGGTGGATGTGTCCCAAACCTGGCAAGCATCTCTTTATTACCTCCCTTACTGTCTTTTAATTTAGGCTCCATTCATCATCgaccttcctctgttttctcctcattgTTGCTCCTTCATAGTAAATTACACTGTCTAGGATTTACGCCTCACTCCTTTCAGTAGCTTCGTTCCTCCTTTTTAATGAGAAGATGCATCTTGGTTTCAGAAGATGCACGGAAAGGCTTTCTAGATTTCTGGCAGAGGCTTACAAGTGAGAACCCAGTGGGATGTCTTAGTAGTAATAACCAGAGACAGCTGACCCACagggccgttttttttttttttgtgtgtatgtagacATCATTCTGCTTTGAGAGACAGGCTGCCAGCACTTCTGAACAGTGTGGGCTCATCAAAATGCCCTGACAAGTTGACTGACGGCTCTTTTATCCACTGCCCCCAACCCCCAAccatcccccacccccccaccccctccctcagATTTGAGGAATCAGCCTTACAGACGAGCGGACGCCGTGCGGAGGAGCGTAAGGAGACGCTTCGATGATCAGAACCTGCGGCCGGTGAACAATGGCGAAGTGGTCATGTGACAAGGGAACGGTGCATGTgctgggagggggggaggtggggaaGTGGCGAGCGCGttgagaagagaggaggattGACAGAAAGTTTGATGCAGAGTAAAGGATGACGAGTGAAAGAGAGTTTGGAATtgagtatgtatatatattacataagAACACAATATTCCATGTTTGTGTTATCGTAGCAGTGATTCACTATGAAGGACTGTAGCGGACTGAATATACGGAGTCTGAGAGGTTGATTTAAAAACCCTAAGACAAGCCAAGTGCCTGAACTTATTTTTGCGGTCTTCTGTTTGTCTGACGACTGTTTTTAATAATCCCTTTCCAAGCAATACAACCTTGACCTGGCTTTAATTTTGAAGGTGTGTGAAACTGGACATGCAGTGGCCTTAAGAGCCACGTGAAAAGATGATGTAGAATGTATGGGACGCGTTCCCTCTAGCTGTTACGAACATTACGCCTGTGGTATCTCGGTACATTCCGGTGCTCTTGCGCATACGAACGTGTGCTCAACttgcactttttcttctttctttttttttttttttttttttataacatctCACGAGGCTTCTCGAGTTTTTGTAAAAGGGCTGATGATCTGGAAAGAAAAACgtgatcagaaaaaaaaggatctcTATATTTGTACTAAAGTTTATGGTAGAAAAAGAAGGAACGAAAATGTGAATTGTATTTATAGCCGTCATCTCCATACTGACGTCTTTTATCAGGTTACTATAAGCCTGAATTTGTAGCCAATCCATAAAAGACGACTCgcatttaattttgtttaaaaaaaaagtgcattccTGTAGCTGCACAGCAATTCATCTGGTTTTTGGGAACAAGCCCGTAAAGCTACATGAATACATTTTCTACCAAACTGCACGAAAGTTTCGAAAACCCCGACTGGAAGACATGTCAGAACTGGACATAACTTAgcattgtgtttctgtgtacGTTGTTACGGTTAACGCTATTCCAGGCTACTGTGTCTACTCACTTTACTGTAATTTTGTATAGTATTTAACCACTGAAAAGATTCCTTTAAGCTCATGTTATCATCCAGTGTGTGTCcatgatcattttaaaagaaaaaaacaaaaaaatggctcaacaaaaacatttacaacgCGTTTCCTAAATGTACAGATATTTTGctaccaacttttttttttttttttttactcagttcACATCACCCGATGGTTAATAATGTACATATTGTTTAAAACTAAAGTTTTCATTGCCTTGTGCTATACAActtgaatgttattttaacttatagtttttttttttttgtatatttaattaAGCCAAATGCAGCCAGAAATCTTACAGTAGCGTTTAATCGTACGTGTCACCGTCGTGCAGGGAGTAGCGGTTTGCTTGTATGTGTGTCACGGGTGTATCGAACACCAGCCACACTAACCATTAAAGCTAGTAGTAGTTGACCTGTAGCGAGCCGATTTGTGGCTTATCGATCCACACTCCTGTAACCGTCTCAACTGAAGCATTCAGCTCGTTTTCTC
This window harbors:
- the fmnl2a gene encoding formin-like protein 2 isoform X6, whose amino-acid sequence is MGNAGSMDHHPDFRGHNMPLKLPMPEQSELEERFAIVLNSMNLPPDKARLLRQYDNEKKWELICDQERFQVKNPPHTYLQKLRSYLDPAVTRKKFRRRVQESTQVLRELEISLRTNHIGWVREFLNEENKGLDVLVEYLSFAQYAVTFDGDGVENNPESGLDKSKPWGRSIEDLHGGSTLPSPITGNGITRVGRHSTIRCNTLPSRRTLKNSRLVCKKDDVHVCIMCLRAIMNYQYGFNMVMSHPHAVNEIALSLNNKNPRTKALVLELLAAVCLVRGGHEIILSAFDNFKEVCMETQRFEKLMEYFKNEDNNIDFMVACMQFINIVVHSVEDMNFRVHLQYDFTKLCLDDYLDKLKHTESDKLQVQIQAYLDNVFDVGALLEDAETKNAALERVEELEENMSHMTEKLQDMENEAMSKIVELEKQLMQRNKELDSIREVYKDTSSQVHSLRQMLKEKDEAIQRQSNLEKKIHELEKQGTIKIHKKGDGDISILPSPASGVQGLPGATTGGNGAAVSPNHAGVAASAASPPPPPPPPPPLPVNGTLLNGPSSITQATAPPPPPPPPPPPPPPGLASAISAPMPPPPPPAAPPLPGCGTPTVIMNSGLAAVKIKKPIKTKFRMPVFNWVALKPNQINGTVFNEIDDERILEDLNVDEFEEMFKTKAQGAPIDLSMSKQKVIQKMPNKVTLLDSNRAKNLAITLRKVGKMPEEICKAIQLFDLRTLPVDYVECLMRFQPTENEIKVLRQFEKERKPVESLTDEDRFMMQFSKIERLMQKMTIMAFIGNFAESVQMLTPQLHAVIAASVSIKSSQKLKKILEIILALGNYMNSSKRGAVYGFKLQSLDLLLDTKSTDRKITLLHYIANVVKEKYTQVALFYNELHYVEKAAAVSLDNVLLDVRELQRGMELTKREYSMHGHNTMLKDFIAHNESKLKKLQDDAKIAQDAFDEAVKFFGENSKTTPPSVFFPVFVRFVKAYRQAEEDNEQRKRQEQILMEKLLEQEAMMEENQKSPSHKNKRQQQELIQELRKKQVKDSRHVYEGKDGAIEDIITDLRNQPYRRADAVRRSVRRRFDDQNLRPVNNGEVVM
- the fmnl2a gene encoding formin-like protein 2 isoform X9; its protein translation is MCLRAIMNYQYGFNMVMSHPHAVNEIALSLNNKNPRTKALVLELLAAVCLVRGGHEIILSAFDNFKEVCMETQRFEKLMEYFKNEDNNIDFMVACMQFINIVVHSVEDMNFRVHLQYDFTKLCLDDYLDKLKHTESDKLQVQIQAYLDNVFDVGALLEDAETKNAALERVEELEENMSHMTEKLQDMENEAMSKIVELEKQLMQRNKELDSIREVYKDTSSQVHSLRQMLKEKDEAIQRQSNLEKKIHELEKQGTIKIHKKGDGDISILPSPASGVQGLPGATTGGNGAAVSPNHAGVAASAASPPPPPPPPPPLPVNGTLLNGPSSITQATAPPPPPPPPPPPPPPGLASAISAPMPPPPPPAAPPLPGCGTPTVIMNSGLAEGPIKLFSVKIKKPIKTKFRMPVFNWVALKPNQINGTVFNEIDDERILEDLNVDEFEEMFKTKAQGAPIDLSMSKQKVIQKMPNKVTLLDSNRAKNLAITLRKVGKMPEEICKAIQLFDLRTLPVDYVECLMRFQPTENEIKVLRQFEKERKPVESLTDEDRFMMQFSKIERLMQKMTIMAFIGNFAESVQMLTPQLHAVIAASVSIKSSQKLKKILEIILALGNYMNSSKRGAVYGFKLQSLDLLLDTKSTDRKITLLHYIANVVKEKYTQVALFYNELHYVEKAAAVSLDNVLLDVRELQRGMELTKREYSMHGHNTMLKDFIAHNESKLKKLQDDAKIAQDAFDEAVKFFGENSKTTPPSVFFPVFVRFVKAYRQAEEDNEQRKRQEQILMEKLLEQEAMMEENQKSPSHKNKRQQQELIQELRKKQVKDSRHVYEGKDGAIEDIITALKKNNITKFPNVHSRVRNSSSSSSVVVDVSQTWQASLYYLPYCLLI
- the fmnl2a gene encoding formin-like protein 2 isoform X5, with translation MGNAGSMDHHPDFRGHNMPLKLPMPEQSELEERFAIVLNSMNLPPDKARLLRQYDNEKKWELICDQERFQVKNPPHTYLQKLRSYLDPAVTRKKFRRRVQESTQVLRELEISLRTNHIGWVREFLNEENKGLDVLVEYLSFAQYAVTFDGDGVENNPESGLDKSKPWGRSIEDLHGGSTLPSPITGNGITRVGRHSTIRCNTLPSRRTLKNSRLVCKKDDVHVCIMCLRAIMNYQYGFNMVMSHPHAVNEIALSLNNKNPRTKALVLELLAAVCLVRGGHEIILSAFDNFKEVCMETQRFEKLMEYFKNEDNNIDFMVACMQFINIVVHSVEDMNFRVHLQYDFTKLCLDDYLDKLKHTESDKLQVQIQAYLDNVFDVGALLEDAETKNAALERVEELEENMSHMTEKLQDMENEAMSKIVELEKQLMQRNKELDSIREVYKDTSSQVHSLRQMLKEKDEAIQRQSNLEKKIHELEKQGTIKIHKKGDGDISILPSPASGVQGLPGATTGGNGAAVSPNHAGVAASAASPPPPPPPPPPLPVNGTLLNGPSSITQATAPPPPPPPPPPPPPPGLASAISAPMPPPPPPAAPPLPGCGTPTVIMNSGLAEGPIKLFSVKIKKPIKTKFRMPVFNWVALKPNQINGTVFNEIDDERILEDLNVDEFEEMFKTKAQGAPIDLSMSKQKVIQKMPNKVTLLDSNRAKNLAITLRKVGKMPEEICKAIQLFDLRTLPVDYVECLMRFQPTENEIKVLRQFEKERKPVESLTDEDRFMMQFSKIERLMQKMTIMAFIGNFAESVQMLTPQLHAVIAASVSIKSSQKLKKILEIILALGNYMNSSKRGAVYGFKLQSLDLLLDTKSTDRKITLLHYIANVVKEKYTQVALFYNELHYVEKAAAVSLDNVLLDVRELQRGMELTKREYSMHGHNTMLKDFIAHNESKLKKLQDDAKIAQDAFDEAVKFFGENSKTTPPSVFFPVFVRFVKAYRQAEEDNEQRKRQEQILMEKLLEQEAMMEENQKSPSHKNKRQQQELIQELRKKQVKDSRHVYEGKDGAIEDIITVLKTVPFTARTAKRGSRFFCEPALNEEYHY